A section of the Arcobacter roscoffensis genome encodes:
- a CDS encoding HlyD family type I secretion periplasmic adaptor subunit: protein MDSRFFEERKWNYYVSVLPIMLFIVSFVTWASFSNVDEVVRGVGKVVPSSQTKVLQNLEGGIISYINVNEGETVKRGQVIYTLSNEFFKADLKSKEIDLLAFKASEIRLKAFINEEDSLNFPDEFIEKIPDIVENERSLFNEDQMNVKNKINIYKDKLNQKKLKLNEAQRKFENLSIELNLAQVNMKILEQLYKKNAVSKKEYISELSKKQNIVTKLSETRSSIPIIKEEISEAKKRIEEVRSEQRTKYLNKYSTIKAEINKLIEKNKANTDRELRKEVISPVNGIVNKLYFYTLGGIVKPGDKMAEITPLEDALTIEAKIKTSDRALVWEGQTVSIEVTAYDFSKYGLLEGKLTSISADSFEDRNGSVYYLAKIKADTNQFAPELPILPGMVANVNILTGKKTILEYIIKPLKDIRKNALSEQ, encoded by the coding sequence ATGGATAGTAGATTTTTTGAAGAAAGAAAATGGAATTATTATGTATCAGTTCTTCCTATAATGCTTTTTATAGTTTCTTTTGTAACCTGGGCATCTTTTAGTAATGTTGATGAAGTTGTAAGAGGAGTAGGAAAGGTTGTTCCCTCAAGTCAAACAAAAGTACTTCAAAACCTAGAAGGTGGGATTATCTCTTATATAAATGTAAATGAAGGTGAGACTGTAAAAAGAGGTCAAGTTATATATACTTTATCAAATGAGTTTTTTAAAGCCGATTTAAAATCAAAAGAGATTGACCTATTGGCTTTTAAAGCAAGTGAAATAAGACTAAAAGCTTTTATAAATGAAGAAGATAGTTTAAACTTTCCTGATGAATTTATAGAAAAAATACCTGATATAGTTGAAAATGAAAGAAGCCTTTTCAATGAAGACCAAATGAATGTAAAAAACAAAATAAATATTTACAAAGATAAGCTAAATCAAAAAAAGTTAAAACTAAATGAAGCTCAAAGAAAGTTTGAAAACCTTTCAATTGAGTTAAATTTAGCTCAGGTTAATATGAAGATTTTAGAGCAATTATATAAGAAAAATGCAGTTTCTAAAAAAGAGTATATTTCTGAATTATCAAAAAAACAAAACATCGTTACTAAGTTATCTGAAACAAGAAGTAGTATACCTATTATAAAAGAAGAAATCAGCGAAGCTAAAAAAAGAATTGAAGAAGTAAGATCTGAACAAAGAACAAAGTACTTAAATAAATACTCTACAATTAAAGCTGAAATAAATAAATTAATTGAAAAAAATAAGGCTAATACAGATAGAGAACTTAGAAAAGAAGTTATTTCTCCTGTGAATGGTATTGTAAATAAGTTATATTTCTATACATTAGGGGGAATTGTAAAACCAGGTGATAAAATGGCTGAAATAACTCCTCTTGAAGATGCTTTAACTATTGAAGCAAAAATAAAAACTTCTGATAGAGCCCTAGTTTGGGAAGGACAAACAGTTTCTATTGAAGTTACAGCTTATGATTTCTCTAAATATGGATTACTTGAAGGAAAACTTACATCAATTTCTGCTGATTCTTTTGAAGATAGAAATGGAAGTGTATATTATTTAGCAAAAATTAAAGCAGATACAAACCAATTTGCACCAGAACTTCCTATCTTACCTGGAATGGTAGCAAATGTAAATATACTTACAGGAAAGAAAACAATACTTGAATATATAATAAAACCATTAAAAGATATAAGAAAAAATGCACTAAGCGAACAATAA
- a CDS encoding TolC family protein, which produces MKKIFRYSLVLLATSSMFSAQDEQNVQLTNKDIANANLNLEAIKKLKRVEGVSTNLDSLDNERNLATLDKLKEKDKYKDAIDSSNYKKVRLIDVVLETISRSENLKAKREKVIQYELKVKSAFAQNYPSVDLEYNYGKTYKKPSGDENLLYKRYKDNNYRIVLRQNLYSGGKITNDINNLVKKLEVSQNQYEITLDDEIKKAIKAYFQVVFANRSVLVNERNMKKLRKILDIVTVKYDNGAASIGDLTSIKASVANAMTKLVKVKSKYIEALRYYEYVVGSRFEKTLPFEKSFDIKIDDFDQLYKRALDNNKELINYYKTIEAEKYRIRSTQSAFKPTVDFEMSYKKVNDKEDIEEHESYYNGKVKVKYNLYNGGKDQNKVLEVNSAIRELNYRLEEEKKKIKWNLSKLYTSVDSVSQALKSTVEEVIASRKMISSYWDAFKLGEQDLATLLQGQRQLNSAETELVKFEQQQATEFFDILEITGDIATFFEIDPSSQKFIDFSKSDYMDTIYPKEGVSSPGLNFKDLEKENKKTEEKEKEEEIVPKIENIIEPVVSLEEKINEFIEKFKAFDENSYMIEIGNFKNLFESFSFIKENKLEEDSLAYDVVNDLKIQTKIAHNNFENEELAQEYLDTLKEKLANKTLAIKKVSLIKEEYNKYLEGLEIQKPKPEVKVKVKVVEKYLKPKKKKSFTANQEFKEKFLALNNNEYTINVSTFTKLSDVKTIIENNDIYKNSFFFRAGDNGELIKLVYGIFEDYKQAQNHLQFTGIKGENIFPVIQNSASIIKLYNENKKFNIVKEEKVEYEYVNKKDKKVNNEFVYKKPLDLKEQKDFVKKYLDAPKNNFTLNIAAFDTMELAKEYVNKNDIENKTILVISNSGKIMVMYGIYDSFEDVKSKLEELPEFIRRNKPIIQKIFRTQESFVKNNLKENRLIEEQSTKEESISQEETKLEKLTKALVEAKQLASKKKDLEEQRKTNEEELKKNLEEKAKLEEEKKLAEQKVLEEKRLAEEQAKLEAQKIEQEKIEEEKKLAEQKALEEQRLAEEQAKLEAQRKEQERIEKEKKLAEQKALEEQRLAEEQAKLEAQKIEQEKIEEEKKLAEQKALEEQRLAEEQARLEAQKIEQEKIEEEKKLAEQKALEEQRLAEEQAKLEAQRKEQERIEKEKKLVEQKVIEASDKIQSKKFTLFLDEIDNSKVKWFIHRFGLDLSKVNLVKNGSKTIVNYGDFTSNEEALKATNSIHPRLDPKIQEIGNR; this is translated from the coding sequence GTGAAAAAGATATTTAGATATAGTTTAGTTTTATTAGCAACATCTTCTATGTTTAGTGCGCAAGATGAGCAAAATGTACAATTAACAAATAAAGATATTGCAAATGCTAATTTAAATCTTGAAGCTATAAAAAAGCTAAAAAGAGTAGAAGGAGTTAGTACTAATCTTGACTCTTTAGACAATGAAAGAAACCTAGCTACACTAGATAAACTAAAAGAAAAAGATAAGTATAAAGACGCAATTGATAGCTCAAATTATAAAAAAGTAAGATTAATTGATGTGGTCTTAGAAACTATTTCAAGAAGTGAAAATTTAAAAGCAAAAAGAGAAAAAGTAATTCAATATGAATTAAAAGTAAAAAGTGCTTTTGCGCAAAACTATCCTTCTGTTGATTTAGAGTATAACTATGGAAAAACTTATAAAAAACCAAGTGGTGATGAGAATCTTTTATATAAAAGATATAAAGATAATAACTACAGAATTGTATTAAGACAAAATCTTTATTCAGGTGGAAAGATTACAAATGATATTAACAATCTAGTTAAAAAACTAGAAGTTTCTCAAAATCAATACGAAATTACACTAGATGATGAAATAAAAAAAGCAATTAAGGCTTATTTCCAAGTTGTATTTGCAAATAGGTCTGTTTTAGTAAATGAAAGAAATATGAAGAAACTAAGAAAGATTCTTGATATTGTAACTGTAAAATACGACAATGGAGCAGCATCAATTGGAGATTTGACTTCTATTAAAGCAAGTGTAGCAAATGCTATGACAAAACTTGTAAAAGTTAAATCAAAATATATAGAGGCTTTAAGATATTATGAATATGTAGTTGGTTCAAGATTTGAAAAAACTCTTCCTTTTGAGAAAAGCTTTGATATAAAAATAGATGATTTTGATCAGCTTTATAAAAGAGCACTTGATAATAATAAAGAGTTAATAAACTATTATAAAACAATAGAAGCAGAAAAGTATAGAATTAGAAGTACTCAATCAGCATTCAAACCAACTGTTGATTTTGAAATGTCATATAAAAAAGTAAATGACAAAGAAGATATTGAAGAACATGAGTCATACTATAATGGAAAAGTTAAAGTAAAATATAATTTATACAATGGCGGTAAAGATCAAAATAAAGTACTAGAAGTAAATAGTGCTATTAGAGAGTTAAATTATAGATTAGAAGAAGAAAAGAAAAAGATAAAATGGAATTTATCTAAACTATATACTTCTGTGGATTCAGTTTCACAAGCTTTAAAAAGTACAGTTGAAGAAGTAATAGCTTCTAGAAAAATGATTAGTTCTTATTGGGATGCTTTTAAATTAGGTGAGCAAGACTTAGCTACTTTGCTTCAAGGACAAAGACAATTAAACTCAGCAGAAACAGAGCTTGTAAAGTTTGAACAACAACAAGCAACAGAGTTTTTTGATATCTTAGAAATTACTGGTGATATTGCTACTTTCTTTGAAATTGATCCTTCAAGTCAAAAGTTTATTGACTTTTCAAAAAGTGATTATATGGATACGATTTATCCAAAAGAGGGTGTTTCATCTCCTGGATTAAATTTTAAAGACTTAGAAAAAGAGAATAAAAAGACAGAAGAGAAAGAAAAAGAAGAAGAGATTGTTCCAAAGATTGAAAATATTATTGAGCCTGTAGTATCTCTAGAAGAAAAGATAAATGAATTTATAGAAAAGTTTAAGGCTTTTGATGAAAATAGCTATATGATTGAAATCGGCAATTTTAAAAACCTATTTGAATCTTTTTCTTTTATAAAAGAGAATAAACTTGAAGAAGATTCTTTAGCCTATGATGTTGTAAATGATTTAAAAATTCAAACTAAAATAGCCCATAATAATTTTGAGAATGAAGAATTAGCACAAGAGTATTTAGATACTCTAAAAGAAAAATTAGCAAATAAAACCCTAGCAATAAAAAAAGTTTCTCTTATAAAAGAAGAATACAATAAATATTTAGAGGGTCTTGAAATCCAAAAGCCAAAACCAGAAGTAAAAGTAAAGGTTAAAGTTGTTGAGAAGTATTTAAAGCCTAAAAAGAAAAAGAGTTTTACTGCTAATCAAGAGTTTAAAGAAAAGTTTTTAGCTTTAAACAATAATGAGTATACAATTAATGTAAGTACCTTTACAAAACTTTCAGATGTAAAAACTATCATAGAAAATAATGATATATACAAGAATAGTTTCTTTTTTAGAGCAGGAGATAATGGAGAGTTGATAAAATTAGTTTATGGTATTTTTGAAGACTATAAGCAAGCTCAAAACCATTTACAATTTACAGGAATAAAAGGTGAAAATATTTTCCCTGTAATTCAAAATAGTGCTTCTATTATCAAGCTTTACAATGAGAATAAAAAGTTTAATATTGTAAAAGAAGAAAAAGTTGAATATGAGTATGTAAATAAAAAAGACAAAAAAGTTAATAATGAGTTTGTATATAAAAAACCACTTGATTTAAAAGAACAAAAAGATTTTGTTAAAAAATATTTAGATGCTCCAAAAAACAACTTTACTTTAAATATTGCAGCTTTTGATACTATGGAATTAGCAAAAGAGTATGTAAATAAGAATGATATTGAGAATAAAACTATTTTAGTAATTTCTAATAGTGGTAAAATAATGGTTATGTATGGAATATACGATAGCTTTGAAGATGTAAAGTCAAAATTAGAAGAACTACCTGAGTTTATTAGAAGAAACAAACCAATTATTCAAAAAATCTTTAGAACACAAGAATCTTTTGTAAAAAATAATCTAAAAGAAAATAGATTAATTGAAGAACAAAGTACTAAAGAAGAGAGTATAAGTCAAGAAGAAACTAAACTAGAGAAGTTAACAAAAGCTTTAGTAGAAGCTAAACAATTAGCAAGTAAAAAGAAAGATTTAGAAGAGCAAAGAAAAACTAATGAAGAAGAACTTAAAAAGAATTTAGAAGAAAAAGCTAAACTTGAAGAAGAGAAGAAGCTAGCAGAACAAAAAGTACTTGAAGAGAAAAGACTTGCAGAAGAACAAGCAAAACTTGAAGCTCAAAAAATAGAGCAAGAAAAAATTGAAGAAGAGAAGAAATTAGCAGAACAAAAAGCACTTGAAGAGCAAAGACTTGCTGAAGAACAAGCAAAACTTGAAGCGCAAAGAAAAGAGCAAGAAAGAATTGAAAAAGAGAAGAAGCTAGCAGAACAAAAAGCACTTGAAGAGCAAAGACTTGCTGAAGAACAAGCAAAACTTGAAGCTCAAAAAATAGAGCAAGAAAAAATTGAAGAAGAGAAGAAGCTAGCAGAACAAAAAGCACTTGAAGAGCAAAGACTTGCAGAAGAACAAGCAAGACTTGAAGCTCAAAAAATAGAGCAAGAAAAAATTGAAGAAGAGAAGAAGCTAGCAGAACAAAAAGCACTTGAAGAGCAAAGACTAGCAGAAGAACAAGCTAAACTTGAAGCTCAAAGAAAAGAACAAGAAAGAATCGAAAAAGAGAAAAAACTAGTAGAACAAAAAGTTATCGAAGCTTCTGATAAAATACAAAGTAAGAAATTTACACTATTCTTAGATGAAATTGATAATTCAAAAGTTAAATGGTTTATCCATAGATTTGGATTAGATTTAAGTAAGGTAAATTTAGTTAAAAATGGAAGTAAAACCATTGTAAACTATGGCGATTTTACAAGTAATGAAGAAGCTTTAAAAGCAACAAATAGCATACATCCAAGACTTGATCCAAAAATTCAAGAAATAGGTAATAGATAA
- a CDS encoding GGDEF domain-containing protein, giving the protein MKKTMNKYTNNNIRNTSILSVIFIVLFLSSSYLFYKNYKDNLVERTKNSFQLNLNYLNNYFEDNILVKRENTLLEIDKSVDLKLFKQIKVDYNRFIFDKNSLVDSVANFDDKSWKMTETLVDANFGFIQEVEGSSYFEFIPSNNFEQNQALQIRFQLYKKGEIQNFLTQINFSNLEMKKTMDGDKFFSFVSTLIDLDFSSKVYDLVIDDIKVATITYGLNSYFVKKELQDFLLKLILFTFVMTFPIIFVIAFYHRYVFKKYVNEPIIYLNKHLDKIINNKFATIEKNKFEGTPQIVELTQKVSKMSSKIAALTNELNMNKESLELKVSTDTLTGLPNKKIFDFDLKNMFITSTSGYVFIIKIDGLATISKKHDSGYINNFIEHYSSVIKNTIYSHSKSDNKIYRFYGSQFAVISKNIDDKEAQEISQALVDDIVSKMSSGFDVPDELVQVGATSIDLYGTIESVLNSANEAYDKSKQLGNNKAYIITEKDVSKNYEKIDSNVKEIISESKFDISFVLDTYSFDKPDEIIMKELAPQLFDHNGEKLLIGSFVSVAEKLGVIKEFDKQVVEKAVEYIKNTNCNFEIAVNLSFSTIKDNSFIKWLEEYSLENKEVINKVVFSITAYSAFLHKIDFIRFVNTCSEMNLKTILKRYKNEDYPLEQLEKLAITYIRMHKDYTTGFANDVVKKHKVKNTLIFGQLNNINIIADSVKLDLDYELLDRLGAYGTSK; this is encoded by the coding sequence ATGAAAAAAACTATGAATAAATATACAAATAATAATATTAGAAATACTTCTATATTATCTGTAATATTTATTGTACTTTTTTTGTCTTCTTCTTATTTATTTTATAAAAACTATAAAGATAACTTAGTTGAAAGAACGAAGAACAGTTTTCAATTAAATTTAAACTATTTAAATAATTATTTTGAAGATAATATCTTAGTAAAAAGAGAAAACACTTTATTAGAAATTGATAAATCAGTTGATTTGAAACTATTTAAACAAATAAAAGTAGACTATAATAGGTTTATTTTTGATAAAAATTCTTTAGTTGATTCAGTAGCTAACTTTGATGATAAGTCATGGAAAATGACAGAAACATTAGTTGATGCTAATTTTGGCTTTATTCAAGAAGTTGAAGGAAGTTCATACTTTGAGTTTATTCCATCAAATAATTTTGAGCAAAACCAAGCTTTGCAAATTAGATTTCAACTTTATAAAAAAGGTGAAATTCAAAACTTTTTAACACAAATCAATTTTTCAAATTTAGAAATGAAAAAAACTATGGATGGAGACAAATTCTTTTCATTTGTAAGTACTTTAATTGATTTAGATTTTTCCTCAAAAGTATATGATTTAGTGATTGATGATATTAAAGTAGCTACAATTACTTATGGTTTAAACAGTTATTTTGTGAAAAAAGAGCTTCAAGATTTTTTATTAAAACTTATATTATTTACTTTTGTTATGACTTTTCCTATTATTTTCGTAATTGCTTTTTATCATAGATATGTATTTAAAAAGTATGTGAATGAACCTATTATTTATTTAAACAAACATCTTGATAAGATTATAAATAATAAGTTTGCAACTATAGAAAAAAATAAGTTTGAGGGAACACCTCAAATTGTAGAACTTACACAAAAAGTATCTAAAATGTCATCTAAAATTGCAGCTTTAACAAATGAATTAAACATGAACAAAGAGTCTTTAGAACTTAAAGTTTCTACTGATACATTAACAGGATTACCAAATAAAAAGATATTTGATTTTGATTTAAAAAATATGTTTATTACTTCAACTTCTGGATATGTATTTATTATAAAAATTGATGGCTTAGCAACAATTAGTAAAAAACATGATAGTGGGTATATAAATAACTTTATTGAACACTATTCAAGTGTAATAAAAAATACAATTTATTCTCATAGTAAATCTGATAATAAAATCTATAGGTTTTATGGTTCTCAGTTTGCAGTTATTTCTAAAAATATTGATGATAAAGAAGCTCAAGAAATTTCACAAGCTTTAGTAGATGATATAGTAAGTAAGATGAGTTCAGGTTTTGATGTACCAGATGAATTAGTTCAAGTTGGTGCTACATCTATTGATTTATATGGAACAATTGAAAGTGTTTTAAATTCTGCAAATGAAGCTTATGATAAATCTAAACAATTAGGAAATAATAAAGCTTATATTATTACAGAGAAAGATGTTTCTAAAAATTATGAAAAAATAGATAGTAATGTAAAAGAAATCATATCTGAATCTAAATTTGATATTAGTTTTGTATTAGATACATATTCATTTGATAAACCTGATGAGATTATCATGAAAGAGTTAGCTCCACAATTATTTGATCATAATGGTGAGAAACTATTGATAGGTTCTTTTGTATCTGTTGCTGAAAAGCTTGGAGTTATCAAAGAGTTTGATAAGCAAGTTGTTGAAAAAGCAGTTGAATATATTAAAAACACAAACTGTAATTTTGAAATAGCAGTAAACTTATCTTTTAGCACTATTAAAGATAACTCTTTTATTAAATGGCTTGAAGAATACTCTTTAGAAAACAAAGAAGTTATTAATAAAGTTGTATTTAGTATTACTGCTTATAGTGCTTTTTTACATAAAATAGATTTTATTAGATTTGTAAATACATGTTCTGAAATGAACTTAAAAACAATTCTTAAGAGATACAAAAATGAAGACTATCCTTTAGAGCAGTTAGAAAAGTTAGCAATTACATATATAAGAATGCATAAAGATTATACTACAGGTTTTGCTAATGATGTAGTAAAAAAACATAAGGTAAAAAATACACTAATTTTCGGACAGCTAAACAATATAAATATTATCGCTGATAGTGTTAAATTAGATTTAGATTATGAATTATTAGATAGGTTAGGGGCTTATGGTACTAGTAAATAA
- a CDS encoding SEL1-like repeat protein gives MLKLLIILGILFSSINAITFEDASKSLKEKKYFQAYEELLILAANNSSDAQYNLGLMNYKGLGVEKSYELAAFWYEKAAKNSNIRALNNLAHMYFMGKGVKKDKTKAKEYYLLAAKKGYALAQLNLGMIYELSPKEESLKQAYFWYEKAAVQGVILAQNNLASMYYYGKGIPKDIKKAIYWFEQASKANNEVALFNLGVIYLVGDDTDKNINRAVSLLEKSADKGNVKAQLKIADVYRLGNDVSQNYTKAFKYYEMAANQGRTKAMFYLGFFYYNGHGIAKNRNEATIWLRKAKALGHKRSANFLKVHNLD, from the coding sequence ATGTTAAAACTTTTGATTATATTAGGAATACTTTTTTCAAGCATAAATGCAATAACTTTTGAAGATGCTTCAAAAAGTTTGAAAGAAAAGAAGTATTTTCAAGCCTATGAAGAACTACTTATTTTAGCAGCAAACAATAGCTCTGATGCTCAATATAATCTAGGCTTGATGAATTATAAAGGTCTCGGAGTTGAAAAGAGCTATGAATTAGCAGCTTTTTGGTATGAAAAAGCAGCCAAAAACTCTAATATAAGAGCATTAAATAACTTAGCTCATATGTACTTTATGGGAAAGGGTGTTAAGAAAGATAAAACTAAAGCAAAAGAGTATTATTTATTAGCAGCCAAAAAAGGATATGCTCTTGCTCAATTAAATCTTGGAATGATTTATGAACTTTCACCAAAAGAAGAGAGTTTAAAACAAGCATATTTTTGGTATGAAAAAGCAGCAGTTCAAGGAGTGATTTTAGCTCAAAATAATTTAGCTTCTATGTATTACTATGGAAAAGGAATTCCAAAAGATATAAAAAAAGCTATTTACTGGTTTGAACAAGCAAGTAAAGCCAATAATGAGGTGGCTTTATTTAATCTAGGGGTAATTTATCTAGTAGGGGATGATACAGATAAAAATATTAATAGAGCTGTTAGTCTTTTAGAAAAATCAGCAGATAAAGGCAATGTAAAAGCGCAACTAAAAATTGCAGATGTGTATAGACTAGGTAATGATGTAAGTCAGAACTATACTAAAGCATTTAAATACTATGAAATGGCAGCTAATCAAGGAAGAACCAAAGCTATGTTTTATCTAGGCTTTTTTTATTACAATGGTCATGGAATAGCAAAGAATCGAAATGAGGCTACAATATGGCTTAGAAAAGCAAAAGCCTTAGGTCATAAAAGATCAGCTAACTTTTTAAAAGTCCATAATTTAGATTAA
- a CDS encoding BCCT family transporter — translation MNIANIGFFKGMNKNMSLITIFLILLAVFLTGYFPVKSADFFVIIREYLNPFLEWYYVLLVAFLLFFMIWLGMGRYKNIRLGGDLEQPEFTFFSWVSMLFAAGTGVGILFWSVAQPIIQFQENPFTGTAMTPEAAIKGMSLTYFHWGLNGWAIFSFIAITMAYFSFRHDYPLTIRSALYPILGRHTDGIIGDIVDVLAVIGTIFGIATTLGLGVEQMNSGLKEVLNINTSTTLQIIVMVIIMLIATVSVLSGVNKGVKLLSVGNFWLSIIALGFLLIFGPTQYLIGLTIESTGDYIQNILRLTFHTNVTHDTNWQAVWTVFFWGWWIAWSPFVGMFIARISRGRTFGEFVAGVLLTPTLITIIWIGLFGGTALYEQLFMQKDIVTAVNNDVSGALFTMLDNLNLGELGDIMSFLMIVLIATYLITSANAGTLVITTILSAGSTNPPSLHRGLWGVILTLLTGVLIIAGGLETLQAAVITAALPFSIIIMIMIAGLLKSLSLEDTAVRSGNETLSAREPWILEKEVGEEATIIDELNPNVKKIEEPEYK, via the coding sequence ATGAATATTGCAAATATTGGGTTTTTTAAAGGTATGAATAAAAACATGTCATTAATTACAATTTTTTTGATTTTATTAGCAGTATTTTTAACTGGATATTTTCCTGTAAAAAGTGCAGATTTTTTTGTAATAATTAGAGAGTATTTAAACCCTTTTTTAGAGTGGTATTATGTACTTTTAGTTGCATTTTTACTCTTTTTTATGATTTGGCTTGGTATGGGAAGATATAAAAATATAAGATTAGGTGGAGATTTAGAACAACCTGAATTTACTTTCTTTTCTTGGGTTTCTATGCTTTTTGCAGCAGGAACAGGAGTGGGTATTCTTTTTTGGTCAGTAGCACAACCAATTATACAGTTTCAAGAAAATCCATTTACAGGTACAGCTATGACACCTGAAGCTGCGATAAAAGGTATGAGTCTAACATACTTTCACTGGGGTTTAAATGGTTGGGCAATATTTTCATTTATTGCTATTACTATGGCATATTTTTCTTTTAGACATGATTATCCTTTGACTATTCGTTCTGCATTATACCCTATTTTAGGTCGTCATACAGATGGAATAATTGGTGATATTGTAGATGTCCTAGCAGTTATTGGTACAATCTTTGGTATTGCAACAACTCTTGGTTTAGGAGTTGAGCAAATGAACTCAGGTTTAAAAGAAGTATTAAATATAAATACTTCAACAACTTTACAAATAATAGTAATGGTAATAATCATGTTAATAGCTACGGTCTCAGTATTATCAGGTGTTAATAAAGGTGTAAAACTACTTTCCGTTGGTAACTTTTGGCTAAGTATAATAGCATTAGGATTTTTACTTATTTTTGGGCCAACTCAATATTTAATAGGTCTTACAATAGAATCAACAGGTGATTATATACAAAATATTTTAAGACTTACTTTTCATACAAATGTAACTCATGATACCAATTGGCAAGCTGTGTGGACAGTTTTCTTCTGGGGTTGGTGGATTGCATGGTCGCCATTTGTTGGTATGTTCATTGCAAGAATTTCTAGGGGAAGAACCTTTGGTGAGTTTGTTGCAGGAGTACTTCTAACACCAACTTTAATTACAATTATTTGGATTGGTTTATTTGGTGGGACTGCACTTTATGAACAACTTTTTATGCAAAAAGATATTGTAACAGCTGTAAACAATGATGTATCAGGAGCACTTTTTACAATGCTTGATAATCTAAATTTGGGTGAATTAGGAGATATAATGTCATTTCTAATGATAGTACTAATTGCTACATATTTAATAACATCAGCAAATGCTGGAACACTTGTAATCACAACAATATTATCAGCAGGTTCAACAAATCCTCCATCACTTCATAGAGGCTTGTGGGGAGTAATTCTTACACTATTAACTGGTGTACTTATAATAGCAGGTGGCTTAGAGACACTTCAAGCAGCAGTAATTACAGCTGCACTTCCTTTTTCTATTATTATCATGATAATGATTGCAGGACTTTTAAAAAGTCTAAGCTTAGAAGACACTGCAGTAAGATCAGGTAATGAAACTTTAAGTGCTAGAGAACCATGGATTTTAGAAAAAGAAGTGGGTGAAGAAGCCACTATTATTGATGAACTAAATCCAAATGTCAAAAAAATAGAAGAGCCTGAATATAAATAA
- the aroB gene encoding 3-dehydroquinate synthase, protein MIVNITLPNNTSYDITIDKLNDIHFDTKVVVVTNPTVSGFHLDYLKKYLSAKELSVVTIPDGEEYKNMSTIDMILNHCFEHRLDRKSLLVAFGGGVIGDMTGFAASIYQRGINFVQIPTTLLSQVDASVGGKTGINNKYGKNLIGAFHQPKAVLIDPSMLKTLPKREFGAGVAEIVKMAVTFNKDFFEWLEQNDLTSDENIKIAIAKSVETKADVVSKDEKEHGIRAALNYGHTFGHVIENETNYNTYLHGEAVGIGMVMANKLAVKVGLMNEEEALRVKNLLEKYDIPTSYSIKDVEDFYEHFFLDKKSLDNKIKFILPKGLGDCVITDEVSKNDVIEVLKEF, encoded by the coding sequence ATGATAGTAAATATTACTTTACCAAATAACACATCTTACGATATTACGATTGATAAATTAAATGATATACATTTTGATACAAAAGTAGTTGTGGTTACTAACCCAACAGTTAGTGGTTTTCATCTTGATTACTTAAAAAAATACTTAAGTGCAAAAGAGTTAAGTGTTGTAACTATTCCTGATGGGGAAGAGTACAAAAATATGAGTACAATCGATATGATTTTAAATCATTGTTTTGAACATAGACTTGATAGAAAATCACTATTAGTTGCTTTTGGTGGTGGAGTAATTGGTGATATGACAGGTTTTGCCGCTTCTATTTATCAAAGAGGAATTAACTTTGTTCAAATTCCTACAACACTTCTTTCTCAAGTTGATGCAAGTGTTGGTGGTAAAACAGGTATAAATAATAAATATGGGAAAAATCTAATTGGGGCTTTTCATCAACCAAAAGCTGTTTTAATTGATCCAAGTATGTTAAAAACTTTACCAAAAAGAGAGTTTGGAGCAGGAGTAGCTGAAATAGTTAAAATGGCAGTTACTTTTAATAAAGACTTTTTTGAATGGTTAGAACAAAATGATTTAACAAGTGATGAGAATATAAAAATTGCCATTGCAAAATCTGTAGAAACAAAAGCTGATGTTGTATCAAAGGATGAAAAAGAACATGGTATAAGAGCAGCTCTTAATTATGGACATACTTTTGGGCATGTAATTGAAAATGAAACAAACTACAATACTTACTTACATGGAGAAGCTGTAGGTATTGGAATGGTTATGGCAAATAAACTAGCTGTTAAAGTTGGACTTATGAATGAAGAAGAAGCACTAAGAGTGAAAAATTTACTTGAAAAATATGACATTCCTACTTCATATAGTATAAAAGATGTGGAAGACTTCTATGAACACTTTTTCTTAGATAAAAAATCACTTGATAACAAAATCAAGTTTATTTTACCTAAAGGTTTAGGTGATTGTGTTATTACTGATGAAGTAAGTAAAAATGATGTTATTGAGGTTTTAAAGGAATTCTAA